Part of the Juglans regia cultivar Chandler chromosome 14, Walnut 2.0, whole genome shotgun sequence genome, TAATTTGGCAtgcatgtcatatatatatatatatatatatgcatctaaTTAacatagatatatagatattcattttaaaatatgtgtgATAAAATATCAGATCAGCCTAACAAAACTAAATACaagataaaaatagaaaaataaaacagtttcTTCCTCTGATCTCTTTCAGAAGTCTTGAGCAATCAAAAGTGGAcctgatttataaaatttttttcatcagtcactattcaccatCCCACAtccaacattttataaaaaatattctcacatccaatgaaaaatatacgtatattctataaaaaaattatacatgtgAAGTGTGTAACGTGAACAGTTTGTGATTAATAACAAAAGTCATTATAGGCTCAAacctaggggtggcaatatgtgacacgaccagttaacccaacacgaacacgacacgataaaagcgggttagggtttagccttaacgggttcgggtcaaaacgggttgacccgttaagacacgattgcttaacgggtcactaacgggtcaacccgttatgacccgttataacccgttatgacccgttaagaaaattaaatttacctttatacccttagacctaaagggtagggaggacgctccacttccttcttcaagttctaaatttgtttacatctgtgtttttaattttttattatatttgagattgtaatattaatatatatatatattgtatgttttgtctattacatttgggatgtaattttaataatgaatattattacaaattgtgtggatcatatttgtttggattgtaattttagacttgtagttagttttttattttttatagatattatttatatttaaatatttatataaaatcaattaagtcaaacgggtcgtctcgtgtcgtatcgtgtatgtccaacccattaacgtaaacgggttaaaacggaacgggtcgtgtcgtgttatgtcgtgtcaatttatttcttattcattaacggatcgtgtcgtgttaacccgttatcttatcgtgtcgtgttcgggtttgaaattttgacacgaaatccttaacgggtcgtgttcgtgttgacccgttaagtgtaatgtacataccttgacacgacacgaacacgacccgttaacacgatttgacacccctactcAAACCTCCCTTCACCCGCCTTCGGAAGAGAATTTGTTTTGAGGAATAAATGAAATTGAGTGCCATCTAATTTCAAGAAGAATAAATACAGACTTTATGTTGGAATTATTGTACCTTACAAAGATTTGTCTCacatgttttgaattattataattattatttatattatcctTTTGTGTATAGCTTGATAAATGAGGAGAATATAAATTCATGATTATCTGATCCAATATTTAAAGTCCGCCAGCCCCACATTTCCAACTACCAGTAAAACAACTTCATCTGCTTCCATTCTAACTTCTCTAACTTCATTAAATTTCCACAACTTCCAGTACTGTCTTTCAGAACCTTCTCTCTCTGTCCATCTCTCAAAATTTCTGATATTGTACCACTTTCAAAGATCCATTGTGTATTTCCTTggctttcctctctctctctctctctctctctcgttcagACTAGTAACGCACATCTGATGGTGCCTTATTTGTTCTTCACGCTGGCTTTCTCTGCTGTACCTCTAATTCTTTATGTTCCTCCTGTTAGAAACTTTAACTTCTTTGTACAGGCCATGGAAGATCGAATGAGggaattaagaatatatatcaataggatgTATCCACGGGCACGTGTTGTTTGGTCTAGGATCTTGAATTGTGTGTTTTTCATCAGCAATAGGAGGTAGATCATTTTGATTCTTCTCAAGCAGAGTCGTAGCTAgtttaaataattgtttttgttccgatttttgttttgttttcacgGTTCATTAGTTTTATTTCTTTCGTTGTCTTGTGACTAGGATTGTTATAATTGTGTGAGTTGTTTCTTCTACTAGTGCTGTGGTCGCAGAATCATGTTGTAAAATTGCTGTGAATGTGAGTTACTTCAAGGCAATATGAGGATTAATCatagcgctctctctctctctctctctctctctctctctgttgcttgCACACCGATCTAAATACCAGATTGAGCttaaaaagaatgaagaaagaaagaattaaaCTGTCAGACATGCACAAACAGTAGGAACGAGCTTGAAGAAAAAGTTGCTTTTGATGTTTCTCTTATCTGGATTAGGTTTGCAGGGTGGGGCGGTTTATCATTGTTGGTTTCTATCCAGTCTGATCAATATGGTTCTCCTTCTACGTCACCAGCTGACAGTCTCGCTCTTTTTTGTAAATAGAGGCAGAATAGAAAAAGTCACAgaaaaataacctatttaacaCTACCGATGTTTTGTATCTGTTACCTTAATCTTAAAATGGATTTAAGTTTCGTCATTCAAGGTTTTGCTTTGGATGGTTGTAAAAGAAACTGTATATTCTATTCAGTTATTCTTATTTTCTACAGCTGATTTGAAtctgatatacatatatacatacgtgtatatatatacatagtatCATCAAAACTAACTGTGCCTCAATCTATATCAGCATTTATTACAATGACTTGATTTGTCTCCTGTCTCATCCTATTGATATGATAATTTCGGTTCTCTTTTGATCAACTTCGTTCCTGGAAACCATGTTTGCAGAATAATTTGCATACGCCAGTAAATAGAAATGGCTACTTGAGAGAGAATGCAATTGACAACTTCTTTCACTACAATCTCCAGATAATAACTCCATAGAAATGGAGATGTAAAAATACaccaattttattgatgagtATTGAACTGGATTCAATTATTGAGTGTTTAATTACAGCTTCTTTTGTCAACAACAAATGAATCAAGGAGATGAGAGTAAAAACAATggtgatataaaaaataaaacaatgggCTATAGTGAcactaaaagtgaaaaataaaataaaataaaattaatctcttACTTGATTTTCAACCATTAATTGGATAGCCTGCAAGGCTTGAGGAACCAAAATACATCCAACGTTCTTGCTTCTCTTGCATCCACAATGCACACACTCTGGCCTTTTTCTGCTGATTCTTCTCTTGCTACCTCCTTATTTTGCTCCATTTCTTGAAGTACTTCCCCACTCCCCTGTGCgcccattaaaaataaatccataagGAAAGTTGGTAATTGTTAGCAAAACCACTAGCACAGAAGCCGTTCTGCAATCATGCTCTGGCCCAGTGCAAACAATGCAAGCATCCTTTATACTTCATTAGAGCATCGAGTAAACATGCAAACATAGCAGTGAGAAGAAGTATTGCTCATGGATTGGGAAAGGGAGTCACTAAACAAGTGTGCCCATTGGTTCTGCAAACGAATGTCAACTGAGGAGAACAAAATTGGTTGAAAATGATTTTCCTACATCCATAAACAAAGCTAATGTTAACAAGACTGACTAGCCTGATTATGTCACAATCTACATAATTGAATTCAAATTTAAGCTCCAACCTAGATTAACATGTAGTAATTGCTTGGCAAAAGTATGTTCTATTTGAGGATTAGTTCGCTGTTGACACGAGAATACAATGCAACTAAACAGTAGTTCTGTTCTTCGTGTTATTCACATTGTGATCTTTGTTTCCTCCAAGTTTCTTCAATTCAAGGACTATGGTGCAAAGAGAGAAGCATGCAACTAGTTACATACCATCAGCCTGGATTTGGCAGCCTTAGATGCAGTGGTTTTGTTCCATCCACGAGTGGCAGAAAAGCATTGAGGGGAGGGAGGATTTGTTCGAATTTGCCGCAGGGTCTCATCCCTTTTACACCATACATTATCCAAATCCAGAGAAATTGGAACATTCTCTGCCTCATCAGCTCTTCTGCACAGATGGTTATCAAAATTTAGTCACTCATGATCATAATAGCAAAGTATAGAATGGTAACAATCTCCTAATCATATTACAACCACTGGATCgccatcttttcttttcatgagtcCAGTGGTTCCCAACTTCCATCATTTGATAAGTTGATTTTCAGCCTAAAAGTTCTTAAAATAACTACTTCATCCATGTGGCATACTCCTGTGATTAGTCAAGTGAATACAAAGtcaatgcagaacaaataagaACACAAAACTACCAACAATAAAGTAAATATCATGCGTTGGGCCAAATAttccatttttaatatatttctcaaTGTTATGAATTCAGCAACCAATTAGTTTCAACACTTAGATGGTTATGCTCCCTCAATTAGTTGTCATCAACCAAAAGGGTAAACAAAGGGCTTCTATGCTCGATATCAAGCCCATTAGGTCATTCATAATACCAAACTAACCACCATGATTAAGATCATTCCACTCGTTGTAAAGCACACACACGGACTCATTGATACATTCATACATGCAGGCATAGAGCGAGACTAACAAAGAACTGACACACGGAAACCACATGCCCAGATACACACAAGCACagatacatgcatatatatacatagatgcCCAAGtctagaaagagagagaatagagagaACAACAAACTTACTTCTTCCTCCTCTGCTTCTCCTTAACACTGCTTTCCCCCTTTCCTATAGATTCCTCTTTCCTCAATTCAAGCAATGGCTTCCTCTCTTTATCCCTCCCATTCACCTCCCCCAAAACCTCACAAAAACTCTCTTTCATCTCCTTTTCCTCAACAACCACTTCGCTCTTCTCCACATTCAGCCCGTCcacttcctctctctccctcatcctTGTAGCCATTCTCTTTAATTCACTACAAAACTCCGTAACCTGATTCAGTATGTCCCGCCCTGCAAACAAGTTCCTTGCTGAGAGAGTGCTTTTCAGCCTTGGCACCTCATTGTTCTGCAACATGTCATtggtcattttcttcttttctatgCTGGATTTGATTGCTGCTTTCGTGGACTTGGCTTGATGAATCGGAGGAGTTGACATATTCGGGTTCTGATTTTCGCTATCTTCATTGAATTTGTGATTGCTATTCGAAGAATTTGAAGATTGAGTAAGCCCTCTTCTCTTCAATTTTGCAActctaaataaaagaaaaataagataaaagtattCATTTAGATGATTATATGGAAACTAGCATTCAATTGGAATGTTATAAAGATAGAGTTTTTGCGAGTACCGTCTATTCTGATCATGGAGTGGAAGAGATTCAGAAAGATTAGCTGAGCTGGTGAGCTTCACCaaaatcaaaaggaagaaacagaaaagaaagaagaaatcagACAGCAGTACAAGATTGAACTTCAGTTTGGTTACTCAGGattaggaaaaggaaaaaaaaaacgaagtgAAATCTTTTGTTCTTTATTGAGATGGTTTCCAAAGAAGCTTTCGAACTCTTCAATCAACCTCACAAGCTAAGTGAAGGTCAATCCTTCTTTATCAGGACCCCACATAAAGAATCATCCAAGATCAAGATTTTAATCTTCTACtttcttttcctacattttctaCGACCAACCAGTATTTAAGAATCCAATAAAGGGGGAACAGACTAATGAACCTTAGAAGGAGTTGACTTGAGAAAATCTTCAGCTGTCTTCGGATGCTTGCAATCTGTAACATCAAAGATGAAATGATAAACATTTCTGTTCTGAGCTAAAACCACCAGGcatgtttctgaaatgttgTGACACTACCATAAACACGAAGAGAGCTTGTAGCCTTTTGCtgtaattttgtgttaaaagtgcaaaacttttgaaacaaaTCTTGTTCATTTAGCTATATTCGGGAAAATTTGAGGAGAAAATGGTTACATGGTGAGAAGGAAGGAAGGAGAGAGCTTACTGGGTCTGCAAAACCAGGCCTCGACGTCCACAGAGTTTTCGGGAGCCAAGAAATCGACCCATTTGGGTGCGTTTATGAGTTCGTACAGCTCGTCCTCTACAAATATGGACTCCGTTCTCTTCCAATCAATTTTCGCTGGTTCCATTACccaaacacagagagagagagagagagtttggggTTTGGGAGAATGTGGGGAACGTAACGGTCAGTAGAACGAGGGAGAGAGCGAACGTTAAAATGGAGTTTCGGTTTCACTATCACTGGAATTTCTGACCGTTGGGAgtgttttttttgtaattatattaagGGGAAGTGGAACTGTTATCAACAACATTCCCTCTTGTCTGCCTGTATAGTACAAGGCACCCAGCGGCCTCCTTTTTCCCCTGGGTGTGTTTGGTAAGCAAGACTACTGCTGcattactattttataaacaatttattattatttataatctattcattacttttaattaatatttattattttcttactacCATTCCATCCAACCGTAAATCTACTCATAAATGTGCTTGGCAGCACCCGCTGTCCACCTTCATATGTATATTCACCTATTTATCCACAAACAATTAATACTTCTTCTGCAAGTCACGAGtcctcgaaaaaaaaaataacctcaCCAGGGAGGGAGTAAAAAACGcctcgagagagagagagagtagcaacagaagaaaaatgaaagagtttgGATTTGGAAATGGCAACCCGACCCAACCCGACCAAGcgtttcatatttgaaaaattaccCATTTGGTTCCAAATTATATGAGGTAAATTAATCAAAGTTATGTAAATTTCAAATCAATTGGTTCAtaggaattgaaaaaaaaaaaaaaaaaatccatacaGTAGTCTATACGCATAATCGCATCCAGTAGCCGGTAATCAGTCATGCACAACGCATCTGCCTGACCCAATCATGATCATCTATTGTTGAAATTGGCACGCACAATCTCATGCAACTAAGCTCACAAGCAAAGAAGATGGGACCAAATGTCAAGTCCCAACAACTAAATTTGAGATTAGTAATAATTCAAATAGCAATCCTCCACtacttaaaaattattgttacaaaatctaaaattatccAAGTTTCTCCGCTGAA contains:
- the LOC109001532 gene encoding uncharacterized protein LOC109001532 isoform X1, coding for MEPAKIDWKRTESIFVEDELYELINAPKWVDFLAPENSVDVEAWFCRPNCKHPKTAEDFLKSTPSKLTSSANLSESLPLHDQNRRVAKLKRRGLTQSSNSSNSNHKFNEDSENQNPNMSTPPIHQAKSTKAAIKSSIEKKKMTNDMLQNNEVPRLKSTLSARNLFAGRDILNQVTEFCSELKRMATRMREREEVDGLNVEKSEVVVEEKEMKESFCEVLGEVNGRDKERKPLLELRKEESIGKGESSVKEKQRRKKRADEAENVPISLDLDNVWCKRDETLRQIRTNPPSPQCFSATRGWNKTTASKAAKSRLMGSGEVLQEMEQNKEVAREESAEKGQSVCIVDAREARTLDVFWFLKPCRLSN
- the LOC109001532 gene encoding uncharacterized protein LOC109001532 isoform X2, producing MEPAKIDWKRTESIFVEDELYELINAPKWVDFLAPENSVDVEAWFCRPNCKHPKTAEDFLKSTPSKLTSSANLSESLPLHDQNRRVAKLKRRGLTQSSNSSNSNHKFNEDSENQNPNMSTPPIHQAKSTKAAIKSSIEKKKMTNDMLQNNEVPRLKSTLSARNLFAGRDILNQVTEFCSELKRMATRMREREEVDGLNVEKSEVVVEEKEMKESFCEVLGEVNGRDKERKPLLELRKEESIGKGESSVKEKQRRKKRADEAENVPISLDLDNVWCKRDETLRQIRTNPPSPQCFSATRGWNKTTASKAAKSRLMENHFQPILFSSVDIRLQNQWAHLFSDSLSQSMSNTSSHCYVCMFTRCSNEV